In Pan troglodytes isolate AG18354 chromosome 5, NHGRI_mPanTro3-v2.0_pri, whole genome shotgun sequence, the sequence TAATGAGACACCCTCAGCAATTGCTGTTTACCAGACCAGAAAATGAATTTTACAGTTCCAATTCCAGTTCCCTTTCTCTAACCACTCTGTTCTAAGAGTTCCCCATAACATTATGATCTTATGGACACATCGGGTAAGTATATGtatttcaacacagaattttCTAAGAATGTGTGTTGTGGTGTTAAATTTCTATGTAAGCAGCTGTCACGTGCATGATCTGCTGCAGTTTGATCATCCTGCGCCTGGATCATCAAATGCTTAGCAGCCATCGTTTTACCAGTCTTATCTGACAATCTGCTGTTAATGACTAACAACCAGGGGACTTTATaggttaaaatttttattaacttcctctgttttcagtgtttaaagtagaaaatttggccactgtggctcacgcctgtaatgccagcactttgggaggccaaggagggtggatcacctgaggccaggagtctgagactagcctggccaccaTGAGGAaactgtctacaaaaaaatacaaaaattagctgggtgtggtggcccagctactcaggaggctgaggcacgagaatcacttgaacccgggaggtggaagttgtagtgagccgagatcgtgccactgcactccagcctgtgctacacagtgagactctgtctcaatgaatgaatgaatgaatgaatgaatggagtgaAGTAGAAAATTCTAGGGGAGGATATGTCACCTTCCATTATTACAGAAACAAATTATCCTtaaagcaaaatggaaataaGCTAAGTAAGATGATATGTGGAAAATATATCGAAATAGGAACTATTGCTCTTTCTTGAGATTTGAACCTTTATAGTGTTATTAGGTGCCATATCACATCCATCTTAAaacctaataaaaatttaaagctgtggtatatatatacaattgaatattattcagccttaaaagggaatgaaattctgatacatgctacaatgtggataaaccttgaaaacatgcaagatgaaataaaccagacacaaaaggacatatATTGTacaatttcacttatatgaggcgCCTAGAATGGGCAAATTCACACAGATGGAGAGTAGAATAGAGGTTCCCAGGAGTTGGGAGAAGGCGGGAATGagaagttactgtttaatgggtacagagtttccgtTTGGGATGATGAAAGAATTCTGGaaatgtgaatgcacttaatgaCCCTAATTAtacacctaaaaatggttaaagtggtaaattttatgttgtatatattttaccacataaTACAATGGaggatgaaaaatatttaaagctagTATGCTACAGGCACATCATTACaaattacaacttttttttttttgagatggagtctcactctgttgccaggctggagtgcagtggcgtgcgtgatcttggctcactgcaacctctgcctcctgggttcaagcgattctcctgcctcagcctcccaagtagctgggactataggcgcatgccaccacgccccgctaatttttgtatttttagtagagacagagtttcaccatgttggccaggatggtctcgatttcttgacctcatgatctgcccacttcagcctctcaaagtgctgggattacaggcgtgagccaccacacccagactacTCTTTGATTCTTAATATAGTTACTTAAGCATTTCCTAGATAGTAGTGAATCTGGTATAATGAAATATGAGGGTATAAAATACTTTAGTTATTTTATAAcaatagatataaaataatactttagtTATTTTATAACAATAGATCCCATTGGGCTTTATGCAGGTATTGTCCATTTAGGCCAGGTTGGAGAAAGTAAGGTAAACTTATGTTCAATGACTGCCTGTTCTTACCTAAAATCTTTTGTGATTCAAacttgtggggaaaagcaagagagatcagattgtcaCTGtatctgtgtagaaagaagtagacatgggagactccattttgttctgtactaagaaaaattcttctgccttgagattctgttcaTCCATAACCGTACCCCCAaacccgtgctctctgaaacatgtgctgtgtcaactcagagttaaatggattaagggcggtgcaagatgtgctttgttaaacagatgcttgaaggcagcacgctccttaagagtcatcaccactccctaatctcaagtacccagggacacaaaaactgtggaaggccgcagggacctctgcctaggaaagccaggtattgttcaaggtttctccccatgtgatagtctgaaatatggcctcgtgggaagggaaagacctgaccgccCCCAAGCctgacacccataaagggtctgtgctgaggaggattagtataagaggaaggcatgcctcttgcagttgagacaagaggaaggcatctgtctcctgcccgtccctgggcaatggaatgtctcggtataaaacccgattgtacgttctatctactgagatagggaaaaaccgccttagggctggaggtgggacatgcgggcagcaatactgctttgtaaagcattgagatgtttatgtgtatgcatatctaaaagcacagcacttaatcctttaccttgtctatgatgcaaagacctttgttcacgtgtttgtctgctgaccctctccccacaattgtcttgtgaccctgacacatccccctctcggagaaacacccacgaatgatgaataaatactaagggaactcagagactggcgggatcctccatatgctgaatgctggttccccgggtccccttatttctttgtctctgtgtctttttctttcctaagtctctcgtcccaccttacgagaaacacccacaggtgtggaggggcaacccaccccttcaaaTCTATCTACAGATGAGAAGCCtactaaaattttaagaattgtattaaaaacacacacaaaccttGGCTACAACAACTTGTGGCTATTCCAAATTAAGAGAAATTACAGTCCCTAGTCATCTAAGAAATGGTCTCAAAAAAGCTGTGCAACTCCCAGAGTTGGCATATATATCCCTCAGTAGCTCTTCAGATGTAGccatgaagattaaaaaaaaaacaagaaaaaaacaacaacaaaactttccCAGAGGTTGGACTCTAGAGTCACAGAGAACAATATACAAGGGAATTCTTCCTAGGAGGTAGAAAAGAACCCTAATCATGAATATACCCCATACCTAGACTTAGGGATCCTAACTGTGTCTCCCATTCTTCTTCCCCATTCAGAATGTTTATTGCAGATACAGTTCCACCACTGTACATTAAGTATGTGGAAAACAGAAGATATCCTTTTGGTTCCTGGGTCTCCAGAACAGTAGGAGCAAACATCCAAATCTGATATAGCACTTCCAGAGAGCCTGGTCTTGGAGGATAAAACTTTACCTTGATGGGACTTTTGGCCCCGGTCCCTTAAGAGTCACTGTGTTCCATGtgtataaaggggaaaaaaaaaaaaaactatttggtGACCAGAAGGGTGGATTGTGGTAGAGACTTCTCTTAAATTCACATATCCCATTCTCCTTTTTTTGTAAGCCCATGGTAGACTCTTTCCTACCCATCTTTCCTTGCATTTAGGCAGGGTCATGTGATTACTGCTGGCCAATGAGTTGTCAGAGACACATCCAAGATGAAAAACTTAATTGCTGGTGCAAGATCTTTTAATGCTGTATTCTTCTGCCACAATGGGGAGACCTCATATTGAAATGGTACAGTCACAGACTGAATCAGCTTGGATTACCAGAATCGCCAGTTGGAGATCAGTTGCCTTTGCAGATTGTGCAGACTCACAGTGAACTTCGGATGTGCCAGAAATAACTTTTGTGTTAAGTCACTGGGATTTGGGGTTGTACTGCAGCACAACTCAGCCTATCCTAATACATATGGGAATGCAAacatctcagatatttcttcttgGGTGCAATTTAAAATACGTATGAAATGGCTTCAGAAGTGTCCATGAACCTTCAAAATTACATACAAGAATTAGGGAGATACATTTTTCTGGGAACATACAGATGTTAAGACTTCCCTTCTCCGTCTCTATATTGCCAGAAGAGAGGGCCCCAGAATTAAAACCCCATCCTTCCTACAACACTCAGCTTTCTCTTTCAGGAATATCAGTACTAATATCACCATGCCTTTTATCTCTAGGATATCTTCATCCCCTGTACCTTAATTTCTGCATGACTTCATAGGGAGTCCATATTGCTTGATTTTTCTCCATATCATTATCATTGACATAAATTTTCCTTACATTCTTAGAATGTGTATTTCCTCACCTTTTAGATTTCTGGCTCTTATGTTGACTGCTGTATGCCTAGTACCTACCACACAACaggtattcaacaaatactttttttttttgagacagtctctgtcacccaggctggagtgcagtggtactatcttggctcactgcaacctctgcctcccgggttcaagcgattctcctgcctcagcctcccaagtagcagggattacagccctgtgccaccacgcccagctaatttttgtatttttagtagagatgggtttttgtcatgttggccaggctggtctcgaactcctggtctcaggtgatctgcccactttggccacccaaagtgctgggattacaggcatgagccactgtgcctggcctaacaaACACTTACTAAATGactaaacaaataaaagataGTCTCTAACTTTCATCATAATCTCAAAAGAGCTTCATGACCTGGAAGAAGTTTAGACACAAATGGGTAGGCAAAGTATTTCTTAATTGCTGGTGCAAGACCTTACCCTTGTCTTAATAATTATCCTGTCTAAGTAATACACCTTTTAAGAAACCCCTGAAAGGAAGATGATCGTCCTTGGTAGATACTGAAATCTGAGGTAAAGTGGCCCATAAACTGTTGTGAAATAGAGAATTTCTAAAACATGTAGGGTATTTTGAATATAGCTGAGAAAGCTGCTATAAACTGAAGGTTTACGTCCCCTACAACATTCACAAATCccaaatgtgatggtatttggagatagggcctttgagaagtgattaggtcatgaggatggaaccctcatgaatgggctGCATGAAAAAGGACCCACAGAGATGCCTTGTACTTttcccatgtgaggacacagcaagaaagcacTGTCTTTATGAAcagaagtgggccctcaccagaccccaagtctactggcaccttgatcttgaagtTCCCAgctcccagaactgtgagaaataaatttttgttaatacACCAcatagtttatggtattttattatagcagcctgagtgGACTAAGACATAAGCAAATGCATTGTTGATAAAACATTCTGTCAATAACGTAAACTGTGAAAATTCCAGGACCAATCTTGTAACATGagataaataagaatatttattatgCATGTTTTATACAGTAACACCAAAATAACGCTCAATAAGTTACACAGCTGTTTTCTAGAaacatggcaaaagaaaaaaaaaacagtaggaaTAATATGTATTACTCAAAATTGAAAATATGGTCTTCTTTTAAACAGATTTGAATTCATGATTTCTACATAAACAAAAACATcataaatatctagaaataatcttttttaacaATGCACTAGATACTATCTAAAGGCTCAATTTTATTGCACATATTTGGTTTAGGCTTATTTgatcaatacatgcagaaaaataa encodes:
- the LOC104006934 gene encoding uncharacterized protein LOC104006934; this encodes MLLLLREQDKMAPDLSHPEVKNNNIRLSSEAIPSLIQGTVGGKSGFRPAAFLQLQDGFSEGRMQCHSSKTMLEGSTLLKSHHHSLISSTQGHKNCGRPQGPLPRKARMFIADTVPPLYIKYVENRRYPFGSWVSRTVGANIQI